One Thiocapsa bogorovii DNA segment encodes these proteins:
- a CDS encoding 23S rRNA (adenine(2030)-N(6))-methyltransferase RlmJ → MLEGLLAKPKPLVYVESHAGAGRYDLGGEQARKTAEYRLGVERLWERREAFPQLSAYLGAISALNPDYGYSTYPGSPALAAHLLRPDDRLILMELHPTESQTLRRHLGSDPRIGIHRRDGLEGLTALLPPKPARGLVLIDPPYEQVSEYRRVAEALVAAHARWPTGVYALWYPRLGLQRDRSADLIGRIRGSVPGGLLCELRVRRQADDFGMHGSGMLLLNPPWRLEEQLSDLLPRLADALGIEEAGRSAPAWMIDRL, encoded by the coding sequence GTGCTCGAAGGACTCCTAGCCAAACCCAAACCACTGGTCTACGTCGAATCACACGCCGGAGCGGGCCGTTACGACCTCGGGGGCGAACAGGCACGCAAGACCGCGGAGTATCGGCTAGGAGTCGAGCGACTCTGGGAGCGGCGTGAGGCCTTTCCGCAGCTGTCCGCCTACCTCGGGGCCATCTCCGCGCTGAATCCGGACTATGGATACTCGACCTATCCGGGCTCTCCCGCCCTTGCGGCCCATCTACTGCGCCCCGACGATCGACTGATCCTGATGGAGCTTCACCCGACCGAGTCGCAGACGCTGCGTCGCCATCTCGGCAGCGACCCCCGGATCGGCATCCACCGTCGCGACGGTCTCGAAGGCTTGACCGCACTCTTGCCGCCGAAGCCGGCACGCGGACTGGTTTTGATCGACCCGCCATACGAGCAGGTCTCCGAGTACAGGCGCGTTGCAGAGGCACTCGTCGCCGCGCATGCTCGCTGGCCGACCGGGGTCTACGCACTCTGGTATCCGCGTTTGGGGTTGCAGCGCGATCGCTCCGCGGATCTGATCGGACGGATCCGGGGATCCGTCCCAGGCGGGCTTCTTTGCGAACTGAGGGTGCGGCGACAGGCCGACGACTTCGGGATGCACGGATCCGGAATGCTGCTACTCAACCCCCCTTGGCGACTGGAAGAGCAGCTCTCGGACCTGCTGCCGCGACTCGCCGATGCGCTCGGGATCGAAGAAGCGGGCCGATCGGCACCGGCGTGGATGATCGATCGACTCTAG
- a CDS encoding ribonuclease T2 family protein: protein MAPQPSRLCGILGCFVLLWSPAPFAERLDAVLIAEQPCSATVSTKRPDNPGSIRLVPGQDYVVVGTNRADPSHYRLRFEDANPKERWVEIRCGRLVDLSVPAAGAQSPPPPSRPGSMESQLVLAASWQPAFCESRATRTECRDQTPERADARRFSLHGLWPQPIGKTYCGVGERERTFSKSGRWRLLPALDLDQATLARLDSLMPGTRSDLQRHQWVKHGTCYGTDADTYFNHSLMLLEQLNASGVRVLFEENIGKRLSATRVRAAFDDAFGKGAGERVRLSCSDGLIEELRIGLAGVVDDTAELGELILAAPKRSPDCRGGWVDQVGIQGARPR, encoded by the coding sequence ATGGCACCGCAGCCCTCGCGCTTGTGCGGAATCCTCGGTTGTTTCGTGCTTCTGTGGTCGCCGGCGCCCTTCGCCGAGCGCCTGGACGCCGTTCTGATCGCCGAGCAACCTTGCTCTGCGACGGTCTCCACCAAGCGACCGGACAACCCCGGTTCGATCCGGCTCGTCCCCGGCCAAGATTATGTGGTCGTCGGAACCAATCGGGCGGATCCGAGCCACTATCGACTCAGATTCGAGGACGCGAACCCGAAAGAGCGCTGGGTCGAGATCCGATGCGGTCGTCTTGTGGACCTCTCCGTGCCTGCGGCGGGTGCGCAGTCGCCCCCGCCGCCATCGCGTCCGGGCTCGATGGAGAGCCAGCTCGTGCTGGCGGCCAGTTGGCAGCCCGCCTTCTGCGAGTCGCGCGCGACACGCACGGAATGCCGGGACCAGACGCCGGAACGTGCGGACGCGCGGCGCTTCTCGCTCCACGGTCTCTGGCCTCAGCCCATCGGCAAGACCTATTGCGGTGTCGGCGAACGGGAGCGGACATTCTCGAAATCGGGCCGCTGGCGTCTCCTGCCGGCGCTCGATCTCGACCAGGCGACCCTCGCGCGGCTTGACTCATTGATGCCGGGAACCCGCTCCGATCTGCAGCGACATCAGTGGGTCAAGCACGGAACCTGCTACGGCACGGATGCGGACACTTATTTCAATCATTCCCTTATGCTGCTCGAGCAGCTCAACGCATCCGGCGTCCGCGTCCTCTTCGAGGAGAACATCGGCAAGCGCCTGAGTGCGACACGGGTGCGCGCCGCGTTCGACGACGCCTTCGGCAAGGGGGCTGGCGAGCGGGTCCGCCTGAGCTGTTCCGATGGTCTGATCGAGGAGCTGAGAATCGGTCTGGCGGGCGTCGTCGACGACACCGCCGAGCTGGGCGAGTTGATCCTTGCCGCGCCCAAGCGAAGCCCTGACTGCCGCGGTGGATGGGTCGATCAGGTGGGCATCCAGGGAGCGCGCCCGCGTTGA
- a CDS encoding HlyC/CorC family transporter — translation MASDRSSEGSRSRNWFERIGQMLGGEPQDKEQLLEVLKDAKERELLDTDALSMIEGVLQVSDLRVRDIMIPRAEMVYLRRDDPLEKILEIAVKSAHSRFPVTGDDKGEVVGILLAKDLLSFCRDHSGRAFNIRDLLRSAVFVPESKRLNVLLKEFRSSRNHMAIVIDEYGSAGGLVTIEDVLEQIVGEIDDEHDYDEGPGIFRRGKNEFSAKARTTIEDFNTYFGSDFSDEEFDTIGGLVVNAMGHLPKKGESVELGRFRFTVMRADSRRVHLVSVEALDFTENPPGVSEDVAHPS, via the coding sequence ATGGCCAGCGATCGATCTAGCGAGGGCTCGCGTTCACGTAACTGGTTCGAACGGATCGGCCAGATGCTCGGGGGCGAGCCGCAAGACAAGGAGCAGCTCCTGGAGGTGCTCAAAGATGCGAAGGAGCGTGAGCTGCTCGATACCGACGCCTTGAGTATGATCGAAGGCGTGTTGCAGGTCTCCGATCTGCGTGTACGCGACATCATGATTCCACGTGCCGAGATGGTCTATCTCAGGCGCGACGACCCGCTGGAAAAGATCCTCGAGATCGCCGTCAAATCGGCGCACTCCCGTTTCCCCGTCACGGGCGACGACAAAGGAGAGGTTGTCGGCATTCTGCTCGCCAAGGACCTGCTCTCTTTCTGCCGAGACCACTCCGGGCGCGCCTTCAACATCCGCGACCTGTTGCGGTCCGCGGTCTTCGTTCCCGAGAGCAAGCGTCTGAATGTCCTGCTCAAGGAGTTTCGTTCGAGCCGCAACCATATGGCGATCGTGATCGACGAGTACGGCAGCGCCGGCGGGCTCGTGACCATCGAGGACGTGCTCGAGCAGATCGTCGGCGAGATCGACGACGAGCACGACTACGACGAAGGGCCCGGGATCTTCCGACGCGGCAAGAACGAGTTCAGCGCCAAGGCACGCACGACCATCGAGGACTTCAACACGTATTTCGGCAGCGACTTCTCGGACGAGGAATTCGACACCATCGGCGGCCTTGTCGTGAACGCCATGGGGCACCTGCCCAAGAAAGGCGAGTCGGTCGAGCTCGGCCGGTTCCGCTTCACGGTGATGCGTGCAGACAGCCGGCGTGTGCACCTTGTGAGTGTCGAGGCGTTGGATTTCACCGAGAACCCACCCGGTGTCTCGGAGGATGTTGCGCATCCATCCTGA
- the ybeY gene encoding rRNA maturation RNase YbeY encodes MSGDRPATLDLDLQIASEASDLPPSADFERWAAAALAGRRERAALTIRLVDAEEGAALNRGYRGREGPTNVLSFPFDLPSDLDLGLDPEDPIADLLGDLVICADVVQREAREQCKSEQAHWAHMVVHGVLHLLDYDHLTQSDAEEMEAVESGILGALGFPSPYEDQTAHDGQRSI; translated from the coding sequence ATGAGCGGCGATCGGCCCGCGACCCTGGATCTGGATCTCCAGATTGCCAGCGAGGCATCGGACCTCCCGCCTTCGGCGGACTTCGAGCGCTGGGCGGCCGCCGCCTTGGCTGGCCGACGCGAGCGTGCGGCCCTGACCATTCGTCTCGTGGATGCCGAGGAGGGGGCTGCCCTGAATCGCGGCTATCGCGGGCGCGAAGGACCGACCAACGTCCTTTCTTTTCCGTTCGACTTGCCGTCCGATCTGGATCTCGGGCTCGATCCGGAGGACCCGATCGCCGATCTACTCGGCGATCTGGTGATTTGCGCCGATGTGGTGCAGCGCGAAGCACGCGAACAGTGCAAGAGCGAGCAGGCCCACTGGGCCCACATGGTGGTGCACGGCGTCCTGCATCTGCTTGATTACGATCATCTTACCCAGAGTGATGCCGAGGAGATGGAAGCCGTGGAATCCGGTATCCTCGGCGCCTTGGGATTCCCTTCACCTTACGAGGATCAAACAGCACACGATGGCCAGCGATCGATCTAG
- a CDS encoding IS1380-like element ISTro1 family transposase yields the protein MPESTPEQLRFPPVAGFTVRGDFDGGAMSSDFGPMILRGVDRQIGLTERLSAAIDDWRHPSYTTHPMRELIAQRVYQIACAYEDGNDANALRRDALFKLGLERKPLDATTDLASGPTFSRLENGVGARDLYRMAQAFVEAFIASYPKAPQVIVLDMDHSEDATHGQQEFAFYNHHYGNHCYLPLFLFEGLSGKFITAVLRPGKRPTGAENAMILKRVLKRLRAAWPRTRIILRGDGHFSNPELMALAMADPLTDFIFGLAGNRALTPRAEPFLADARKLHALRIENARRADADVPERTRTYHEVDYRAGSWPGACRTILKAEVTARGDNLRFVVTSLDLPSPECVYRDLYCARGQDENFIKMIKNDLASDRTSDSTFLANQMRLFFSCAAYVLHQTLRTEVLVGTELANAQPATVIIKLFKLAVRVVQYKDRVRLHLPSSCPVKTLLQQVTERLFNAQPRAAPA from the coding sequence ATGCCCGAGTCTACCCCGGAACAGCTGCGTTTTCCCCCGGTCGCCGGTTTCACGGTCCGCGGCGACTTCGACGGCGGCGCCATGTCGTCTGACTTTGGCCCCATGATTCTGCGCGGGGTTGATCGGCAGATCGGCCTGACCGAGCGGTTGAGCGCAGCGATCGATGATTGGCGCCATCCGTCCTACACCACCCATCCGATGCGTGAGCTGATCGCGCAACGGGTCTACCAGATCGCCTGTGCTTACGAAGACGGCAACGACGCCAATGCGCTGCGCCGTGATGCGCTGTTCAAGCTGGGGCTGGAGCGCAAGCCGCTGGATGCGACGACGGACCTGGCCAGCGGGCCGACCTTCTCGCGTTTGGAGAATGGGGTCGGCGCGCGCGACCTCTACCGCATGGCGCAGGCCTTCGTCGAGGCCTTCATCGCCAGCTACCCGAAGGCGCCGCAGGTGATCGTGCTCGATATGGACCACTCCGAAGACGCCACCCATGGCCAGCAGGAGTTCGCGTTCTACAATCATCACTACGGCAACCATTGCTACTTGCCGCTGTTTCTCTTCGAGGGCCTCTCGGGGAAGTTCATCACCGCGGTGCTGCGTCCCGGCAAGCGCCCCACCGGCGCCGAGAACGCGATGATCCTCAAGCGCGTGCTCAAGCGGCTGCGGGCCGCGTGGCCACGCACACGCATCATCCTGCGCGGCGACGGACACTTCTCCAACCCCGAGTTGATGGCCTTGGCGATGGCCGATCCGTTGACGGATTTCATCTTCGGCCTGGCGGGTAACCGGGCTCTCACGCCACGGGCCGAGCCGTTCTTGGCCGACGCCCGCAAGCTCCATGCGCTGCGCATCGAGAACGCCCGGCGCGCCGACGCCGACGTACCCGAGCGGACCCGCACCTACCACGAGGTTGACTACCGTGCCGGTTCCTGGCCCGGCGCGTGTCGGACCATCCTCAAAGCCGAGGTGACGGCGCGCGGCGACAACCTCCGCTTCGTCGTCACCTCCTTGGACTTGCCCAGTCCCGAGTGCGTCTACCGCGATCTGTACTGCGCGCGCGGCCAGGACGAGAACTTCATCAAAATGATCAAGAACGATCTGGCCAGCGATCGCACTTCCGACAGCACCTTCTTGGCCAATCAGATGCGCTTGTTCTTCTCCTGCGCCGCTTACGTCTTGCACCAAACGCTGCGCACCGAGGTCCTCGTCGGCACGGAACTGGCCAACGCCCAGCCTGCCACCGTGATCATCAAACTGTTCAAGCTCGCCGTGCGCGTGGTGCAGTACAAAGACCGCGTGCGCCTGCACCTGCCCTCGAGCTGTCCGGTCAAGACGCTGTTGCAGCAGGTCACCGAGAGGCTCTTCAACGCGCAGCCCCGGGCGGCGCCCGCCTAG
- the miaB gene encoding tRNA (N6-isopentenyl adenosine(37)-C2)-methylthiotransferase MiaB, which translates to MPRKLFIQTHGCQMNDYDSARMADVLHASAGLELTERAEDADVLLLNTCSIREKAQEKVFSQLGRWRALKLENPDLVIGVGGCVASQEGDAIRARAPYVDLVFGPQTLHRLPEMLKNLGERHSPQVDVSFPEIEKFDCLPTPRAEGPAAFVSVMEGCSKYCTYCVVPYTRGEEISRPFDDVIAEVAALAEQGVREVTLLGQNVNAYRGALADEAGEGDVADLALLIRYVAAIDGIDRIRFTTSHPVEFSESLIEVYAEVPELVGFVHLPVQSGSDRILAAMKRGHTALEYRSKIRRLRQARPGIGISSDFIVGFPGETESDFAATMDLIEEIGFDQSFSFIYSRRPGTPAADYPDAVPLADKKARLERLQARINDNARHYSQAMVGTIQRVLVERPSRKDPFRLAGRTENNRVVNFAGAPELIGNFVDIEITEALPNSLRGRLMTDAPARTAMCGVGV; encoded by the coding sequence ATGCCCCGCAAGCTTTTTATCCAGACTCACGGCTGCCAAATGAACGATTACGACTCCGCCCGCATGGCGGACGTCCTGCATGCGTCGGCGGGTCTGGAGCTGACGGAACGGGCGGAGGACGCCGACGTCCTGCTGCTCAACACCTGTTCGATCCGCGAGAAGGCGCAGGAGAAGGTCTTCTCGCAGCTCGGGCGTTGGCGGGCGTTGAAACTCGAGAATCCGGACCTTGTGATCGGCGTGGGCGGTTGTGTGGCGAGCCAGGAAGGCGATGCCATTCGCGCCCGTGCACCCTATGTCGACCTCGTGTTCGGCCCCCAGACGCTGCATCGGTTGCCCGAGATGCTCAAGAACCTCGGGGAGCGACACTCGCCCCAGGTGGATGTCTCCTTTCCGGAGATCGAGAAATTCGATTGCCTGCCGACACCCCGTGCCGAGGGGCCGGCCGCCTTCGTGTCCGTGATGGAAGGCTGCTCGAAATACTGTACCTACTGCGTCGTGCCCTACACGCGCGGGGAGGAGATCAGTCGGCCCTTCGACGACGTGATCGCGGAGGTCGCCGCTCTGGCCGAGCAGGGCGTACGCGAGGTCACTCTGCTCGGGCAAAACGTCAATGCTTATCGTGGCGCATTGGCCGACGAAGCCGGCGAGGGTGACGTCGCGGATCTTGCCCTTCTGATCCGCTATGTCGCCGCGATCGACGGAATCGACCGCATCCGCTTTACCACAAGCCATCCGGTAGAGTTTTCCGAGAGCTTGATCGAGGTCTATGCCGAGGTGCCGGAGCTCGTCGGCTTCGTGCACCTGCCGGTGCAATCCGGCTCGGATCGCATCCTCGCCGCCATGAAGCGGGGGCATACGGCACTGGAGTACCGATCCAAGATCCGTCGCCTGCGCCAAGCACGCCCCGGGATCGGAATCTCGAGTGATTTCATCGTGGGCTTTCCGGGCGAGACCGAGAGCGACTTTGCCGCGACCATGGATCTGATCGAGGAGATCGGCTTCGATCAGAGCTTCAGCTTCATCTACAGCCGCCGCCCCGGCACGCCCGCGGCCGACTATCCGGACGCGGTACCGCTTGCCGACAAGAAGGCACGTCTGGAACGGCTTCAGGCGCGCATCAACGACAATGCCCGACACTACAGCCAGGCAATGGTCGGAACCATCCAGCGCGTCTTGGTCGAGCGTCCGTCGCGCAAGGATCCGTTCCGGCTCGCCGGTCGGACAGAGAACAATCGCGTCGTCAACTTTGCCGGCGCGCCCGAGCTGATCGGCAATTTTGTCGACATCGAGATCACCGAAGCGCTGCCCAATTCGCTGCGCGGTCGCTTGATGACCGACGCACCGGCGCGCACGGCGATGTGCGGGGTCGGCGTTTGA
- a CDS encoding ribonucleoside triphosphate reductase has product MGQLRNNLSTLPVRVRKRDGVEVRFDAAKIESAIRRAGQASGEFGAPEASLLTAQVVKVLAHRYGAERLPDIEGIQDVVEQTLISANHFETARSYIVYREQHKKLRDEQRTLVDVGGSINEYLDRSDWRVAANANQGYSLGGLILNTSGKMIANYWLSHVYPPEIGQAHRDGDIHIHDLDMLSGYCAGWSLRTLLNEGLNGVPGKVEAGPPKHMSSAIGQIVNFLGTLQNEWAGAQAFSSFDTYMAAFVRSDGLDYPHVKQAIQELIYNLNVPSRWGCQTPFTNLTFDWVCPEDLREQVPVIAGVEQPYTYGDLQAEMDLINRAYIEVMTEGDAKGRIFTFPIPTYNITPDFPWDSENAEHLFEMTAKYGLPYFQNFLNSELSPNMVRSMCCRLQLDLRELLKRGNGLFGSAEQTGSLGVVTINCARLGYTHRGDEAGLLARLDTLLNLARNSLEIKRKVIQRHMDAGLFPYTKRYLGTLRNHFSTIGVNGINELIRNFTNDAEDITTDRGHAMACRILDHVRARMVEFQESTGSMYNLEATPAEGTTYRFAREDKKRFPDILQAGTAETPYYTNSSQLPVGYTDDPFEALSMQEALQTKYTGGTVLHLYMNEQISTTDACKRLVRRALENFRQPYITVTPVFSICPKHGYIAGEHEFCPVCDRELIARKTAALEEAEA; this is encoded by the coding sequence ATGGGACAGCTCCGAAACAACCTGTCGACCCTGCCCGTACGGGTCCGCAAGCGCGACGGTGTCGAGGTGCGCTTCGATGCCGCCAAGATCGAGTCCGCGATTCGTCGCGCCGGACAGGCGAGCGGCGAGTTCGGTGCGCCGGAGGCGAGTCTATTGACCGCTCAGGTGGTCAAGGTGCTGGCCCATCGCTACGGAGCAGAGCGTTTGCCCGACATCGAGGGTATCCAGGATGTCGTCGAGCAGACCCTCATCAGCGCCAACCACTTCGAGACGGCCCGCAGCTACATCGTCTATCGCGAGCAGCACAAGAAGCTGCGCGACGAGCAGCGCACCTTGGTCGACGTCGGCGGCTCCATCAACGAGTATCTCGACCGCTCGGACTGGCGCGTCGCGGCCAATGCCAATCAGGGCTACTCGCTCGGCGGCTTGATCCTCAACACCTCGGGCAAGATGATCGCCAATTACTGGCTGAGCCATGTCTATCCGCCCGAGATCGGCCAGGCCCATCGAGACGGCGACATCCATATCCACGATCTCGACATGCTCTCCGGCTACTGCGCGGGCTGGTCGCTGCGTACCCTGCTCAACGAGGGGCTGAACGGGGTGCCTGGCAAGGTCGAGGCCGGTCCGCCCAAGCACATGTCCTCCGCAATCGGGCAGATCGTGAATTTCCTGGGCACACTTCAGAACGAGTGGGCCGGCGCACAGGCGTTCTCGAGCTTCGATACCTATATGGCAGCCTTCGTGCGCAGCGACGGGCTGGATTATCCGCACGTCAAGCAGGCCATCCAAGAACTCATCTACAACCTGAACGTGCCCTCGCGCTGGGGCTGCCAGACTCCCTTCACGAATCTGACCTTCGACTGGGTCTGCCCCGAGGATCTGCGCGAGCAGGTGCCGGTGATCGCTGGCGTGGAGCAGCCCTACACCTACGGTGATCTTCAGGCCGAGATGGACCTGATCAATCGGGCCTATATCGAGGTGATGACCGAGGGCGACGCCAAGGGCCGGATCTTCACCTTCCCGATCCCCACCTATAACATCACCCCGGATTTCCCGTGGGACAGCGAGAACGCAGAGCACCTGTTCGAGATGACGGCGAAGTACGGTCTTCCCTACTTCCAGAATTTTCTCAACTCGGAGCTTTCGCCGAACATGGTGCGCTCCATGTGCTGCCGGTTGCAGCTGGATCTGCGCGAGCTGCTCAAGCGCGGCAACGGGCTGTTCGGCTCGGCCGAGCAGACCGGCTCGCTCGGTGTCGTGACCATCAACTGTGCGCGGCTCGGATACACCCATCGAGGCGACGAGGCCGGGCTTCTGGCACGGCTCGACACACTCCTGAACCTCGCGCGCAACAGTCTCGAGATCAAACGCAAGGTCATCCAGCGGCACATGGATGCCGGACTCTTCCCCTATACCAAGCGGTATCTGGGCACGCTGCGCAACCATTTCTCGACCATCGGCGTGAACGGGATCAACGAGTTGATCCGCAACTTCACCAACGATGCCGAGGACATCACGACGGATCGGGGCCACGCCATGGCCTGCCGGATCCTGGATCACGTCCGCGCTCGGATGGTCGAGTTTCAGGAATCAACCGGCAGTATGTACAACCTGGAAGCCACACCCGCGGAGGGCACGACCTACCGCTTCGCCCGCGAAGACAAGAAGCGCTTTCCGGACATCCTACAGGCCGGCACGGCCGAGACGCCCTACTATACCAACAGCTCTCAGCTGCCGGTGGGCTACACGGACGACCCCTTCGAGGCGCTGTCCATGCAGGAGGCGCTGCAAACCAAATATACGGGCGGCACCGTGCTGCACCTGTATATGAACGAGCAGATCTCGACGACCGACGCCTGCAAGCGACTGGTCCGTCGGGCACTGGAAAACTTTCGTCAGCCCTACATCACGGTCACGCCTGTGTTCTCGATCTGCCCCAAACACGGTTACATCGCGGGCGAGCACGAATTCTGCCCGGTCTGCGACCGCGAACTCATCGCGCGCAAGACTGCGGCGCTTGAAGAGGCGGAGGCATAG
- the nrdD gene encoding anaerobic ribonucleoside-triphosphate reductase, with amino-acid sequence MTHQTIELKTEERTRCEVWTRVMGYHRPVSAFNAGKRAEHAERCYFTETPTGSANREERRAA; translated from the coding sequence ATGACCCACCAAACCATCGAGCTGAAGACCGAAGAACGCACCCGTTGCGAGGTCTGGACCCGCGTGATGGGCTATCACCGCCCGGTTTCGGCCTTCAATGCCGGCAAACGCGCCGAGCACGCCGAACGCTGCTACTTCACCGAGACACCCACCGGATCCGCAAATCGCGAAGAGCGCCGCGCCGCCTAG
- a CDS encoding anaerobic ribonucleoside-triphosphate reductase activating protein produces the protein MSRQTPCPSDVDGPTAADSADAERLRIGGFVPLTTIDYPGELAAVVFLQGCAWRCRYCQNGALIDPGATPVIAWPTIREILKRRRGLLDAAVFSGGEPTLQSALAAAMTEVRELGFKVGLHTAGPAPKRLERLLPLLDWVALDIKALPEDYPAITGIPRSGEAAWESLSLIQASGVPLEVRTTTMPQWTARDLATLAALLAQKGVRRYAVQACETRNALDPLLTQPAIPLAQLAAAIDPASFEGFLLRGH, from the coding sequence ATGTCACGACAAACGCCCTGCCCGAGCGACGTCGATGGGCCGACCGCTGCGGACTCGGCGGACGCAGAGCGCTTGCGGATCGGCGGCTTCGTCCCACTGACAACGATCGACTACCCGGGCGAGCTCGCCGCAGTCGTCTTCCTTCAAGGCTGTGCCTGGCGCTGTCGCTACTGCCAGAACGGCGCCTTGATCGACCCGGGCGCGACCCCGGTCATCGCCTGGCCGACGATCCGCGAGATCCTCAAGCGTCGCCGCGGTCTTCTCGATGCAGCGGTCTTCAGCGGCGGCGAGCCGACCCTCCAGTCCGCACTAGCCGCGGCCATGACCGAGGTCCGGGAGCTCGGATTCAAGGTCGGCCTGCACACCGCGGGGCCCGCGCCGAAACGTTTGGAACGGCTCTTACCGCTCCTGGATTGGGTGGCCCTCGACATCAAGGCGCTGCCTGAGGACTATCCCGCAATCACGGGTATCCCCCGATCCGGCGAGGCGGCGTGGGAGAGTCTATCGCTGATCCAGGCGTCCGGTGTTCCGCTGGAGGTCCGCACCACGACAATGCCGCAATGGACGGCACGCGATCTCGCGACGCTCGCAGCCCTCCTCGCGCAAAAGGGCGTGCGGCGATACGCGGTTCAGGCCTGCGAGACCCGAAACGCCTTGGATCCTCTTCTCACTCAGCCCGCAATTCCGCTCGCACAGCTCGCCGCCGCCATCGATCCGGCATCCTTCGAGGGATTCCTCCTGCGTGGCCACTGA